The following is a genomic window from Armatimonadota bacterium.
GCCGCCTCCACGTCTTCGGTCCCCGCCCCGCTCAACACGCGCGCAAGCTGCCCGGCGATGTGCCGGCGGTCGTCGGTGAGGCGGGCCAGCTCCCCCTGGGCGACGAACGCTGTGGAGCGGAAGAGCGTCTCGGAGGGGACGCCCAGCCAGGCCAGCATGCGCTGCTGTACCGCACGGGTGTCCGCCGTGCGCTCACCGCCGTCCTGCCTCTGCAAGAGGGCCGTGCCGGCCTCGAAGTCCTTGCGCAGCAGGTAGGCCCGGCCGTCCGCCTCGAACTCGAGCGTGACCTCCCCGGCGCGGGTCTCGCCCCACGGGCGCACGCTCTCGACGAAGCCGGCCGGCGGCGCGGCCGGGTTCACCGCCAGGGCGGCGTAGAGCGCCTCCAGCACCGTGGATTTGCCGGCCTCGTTGGGTCCGCAGATGACGTTGAGGCCCGGGGCGAAGGTCCCGGTCCAGTCGGCGAACTTCTTGAAGCGGCGCAGCCGCACGCGCCGCAGGATCACGGTCCCTTCCCTCCCGTCTCCAGCAGCCACAGCCCCAGCCGGGCGGCCTGCGCCACCCGCCTGGCCTCCTCCGGGGTGCGGGCCTCGCCGAGGCGGCGCTGCGCCAGCGCCAGGAACTTCCCGCGGACGGTCACGTCGCCCGCCTCGGGGGCCTGCAGGCCCACCGTCGCCTCGTCGCTGATCTCCAGCGCAAAGAAGCGGGGCCCCAGGCGCTCGCGCACCGCGGCCACGTCGAGGAAGTGCCCCGGCGGCACCTCACCGGTCAGCCGCACGTGCAGGACTAGGTCGCCGTCCGCGTGGGTCTCGAGGGCGGCCGCCAGCGCGTCGATGGTGGCGAGCGACGCTGCCGCCACCGTGACGACCTCCGCGCGGCGCCGGCCGAGCCGCAGCGCGGAGACCTGCGGCGGCCCGTCGCCCAGCGTGACCAGGAGGCCGCCTTCGCCCTGCCCGTCCCGGTCCACCAGTTCGGGCGTCCCAGCGTACCAGGCGGGCACGCTCGCGGGGATCGTGTGGACCCGGTGGAGGCCCCCCAGGGCCAGGTAGGCCAGCCCGGCGTCCCGCGCCTGGGCCAGCGCCTCGGCGGCCTCCTTCACCCCGACATGCCCCACGCCCACGGTTGCGACGCCCGTCGCTGGCGCAGGCACGCGCCACGGCCCGCTCTCCCCGCGGCGTCGCGAGCGGCCGCTGATCGCGAGTGGAGCGTCGGGCACCTCGACGACGGCAGGCGTGGGCGGCAGGACGGTGACGCCCGGAACCCCCGCGAGCGCCCCGCCGGCGTAGGTGCCGTCCGCCTCCAGCGCGTCGGCCTCGCCGGCGGCGATGACGACGGGGATCCCCGCGGCCGTCACGCGGCCGAGCTGACCGGCGACGAACTCGGCCAGCTCGCGGGGCGGCCGCGGCGTGGCGAAGAGATCCCCGGCCACCACGACGGCGCGCACGTGCTCCGCCAACCCCTTCTGCAGCGCCCTGGCAAACGTCTCGCGCACCTGGCGGCGCTGGGCCGCCCCGCGCTCCCCCAGCCAGGGCAGAGGCGCCCCCAGGTGGACGTCGGCCAGGTGGAGGAGGCGCACCTTACCGGCTCTGGCCATGGGTCACGATGGCCTCTCGCACGCCGTGGCCGGCGACGGCGGCCACCTCGAAGCGCACCCCCTCGTACACCACCACGTCCCCCACCCGGGCCGGCCGCTCCAGCAGGGCCAGGATGAGACCGCTCGTCGTGTCGACCTCCTCGTGCTCCAGTTCGACGCCCAGGTGCTCCCCCACTTCGTCCAGCCGCACGGTGCCGGCCACGTGGAGACGGCCGGCGGCGTCGCGCCAGATCTCCGGGCGCTCCCCGGCATCCGGCTCGATCTCGCCGACGATCTCCTCGAAGAGGTCCTCGATGGTGACGATGCCGCGCGTCCCACCCTGCTCGTCCAGCACCACCACGAGCTGGCTGCGGGACTGGTGCATCACCTCGAGGACCCGGTCGAGCGGCGTGGTCTTCGGCAGGTAGGCCACCGGGCGGGGCCGGTCGACCGCCAGCGGCCGTCCCTCCACCAGGCGGGCGAGGAGGTCCTTGACGTGCACGGCGCCGACGATGTGGTCGAGGTCCTCACGGTAGACCGGGTACCGGGTGTGCGGGTCGGTCACCAGGATTTCCTCGATTTCCTCCGGCGTGGCGTCCTCGGGGATCCCGGTCACCTCCACCCGGGGGACCATCGCCTCCCCAGCGGTCAGCTCCCCGAACTCGAAGAGCTCCCGCAGCACCCGCCCGGCCTCGGGGCGCAGCAGGCCGGTGGCCTGGCTCTCCTCGACGATGAGCTGCAGCTCCTCGGGGGTGTAGTAGTACTCGGCGGCGCTGGGGCGCCGGGTGAACCCGACCAGCCGGAGCAGCCCGTTGCCGAGGGCGTTGAAGCCGACCACGAAGGGGTAGAGCAGGGTGCGGATCCACAGGACCGGCGGGGTGACGGTGAGCACGGTGGGCTCGGCGTACTGGAGCGCCAGCGACTTGGGCACCATCTCCCCCACGACGATGTGCAGGTAGGTGAGGACGGTGACCGCCAGCACGCTGCCGGCGGCGTGGGCGGCGATCCAGCGCGCCGCGCCCCACCCCTCCAGGTGCGTGGCGATCCACCCGGCCACCACGTGCTCACCGTACATGCCGAGCCCCAGGCTGGCGGCGGTGATGCCGAGCTGTGCCGTGGCGATGTACTGGTCCTGCCAGCGCGGGTCGCTCAGGATGCGCTGCACCAGGCGGGCGATCCGCTCCCCCGCCGTCGCCCGGCGGCTGATGGCCGGGCGCGGCACGCCCACGATGGCGAACTCCGCCGCGACGAAGAGGCCGTTCAGCAGGACGAGGGTGAGGATGACCAGCAGCGGGATCACCGGCGTCCTCCCGCGACCTGCACCGGGCGCACGGCCACCGCCGCGACGGCGTGGTGCTCGACGGCCATCACCTCGACCTCCACGCCGTCGATGGTGACCCGCTCCCCCACCTCGGGGAGGTGGCCGAGCGCCTCCACCACCCGTCCCCCCACCGTGTCGGCCTCGCCGTCGCCGAGCGGGCCGATCCACGGCTCCGCCTCGTGCAGGCGCATGCGGCCGGGCAGCAGCAGCCGCCCGTCGGGGAGGCGCTGGGGCGCCGCCGCCTCGGCCTTGAACTCGTCGGGGACCGGCCCCAGCAGCTCCCGCAGGACGTCCTCCAGCGTCACGAGCCCGGCCACGCCCCCCAGCTCGTCGATGACGATGGCCATCTGCGAGCGGGACTCCCGCAGCAGCCCCAGCAGCCGGTCGGCCCGCACCATCTCCGGGACGCGCGGCACCGGGCGCATCGCCTGCCGCACCAGGTCCGGCGGGACGACGCGCTTCCCGCCGGCGGCGCGCATCGCCCGCACCCACCCCACCGTGAGGTCGCGGGCGTGGACGATGCCCACGATGTCGTCGATGGTGCCCCGGTAGACCGGCAGGCGGGTGAAGGGCGAGGCGGCGACGGTGCGCAGCACCTCCTCCACGGGGTCGTCTATGTCCACGGCGACCATCTGCGTCCGCGGGACCATGAGCTGGCGCACCTTCCGCGTGGTGAGCTGCAGGGCGCGTTGCAGGCGGCGGTGCTCGTCGGGCTCGAGCAGACCGCCGTCGCGGCTCTCCGCCAGCAGCAGGGCGATCTCCTCGGGGGAGTGGACGTGCCGGTGCCGCGCCTGGGGGATGCGCAGCAGGCGGAGGAGCCAGAGCCCGCTGCCGTTGAGCAGGGCAATGAACCAGGAGAAGAGACCCAGGGACCACTGCATGGGGAGGGCCGTGGCCAGGGCCACGGCCGTGGGATTCTGCAACGCCACGGTCTTGGGCATCAGTTCGCCCAGCACGATCTGGAGGGCGGTGAGGCCTCCCAGGACGGCCACCGAGGCCACGGAGAGGGCCAGCGCCTCGCCCCACCCGCCATAGGTCGCCAGCAGCGATGCCAGCGCCGGCGTCAGCGTGGCCTGGCCGTAGGCGCCCAGGGCCAGGCTGCTGAGGGTGATGCCGACCTGGCAGGCAGCGATGTAGCGGTCCAGCCGGCGCGGGTCCTCCAGGTGCGGCAGGAGGCGGCGGGCCAGCGTGTGCCCCTCTTCGGCCAGCTGGCGAACGCGGCTGCGGCGCACGCCCACCGCGCCGAACTCGGCCAGGACGTAGAGGGCGTTGACCGCGATGAGGAAGAGGACAACGAACCCGACAGTGAGGCTCACGATCCGCCTCCCCTCGGATCGTGCGGGACGGGCTCCCCTCCGGGGTCGGCCATGGGCACTCCCATCATACCATCCAGGGGTTCTATTGCCTTTGAGGGCGGTATTTCAGGCCTTCAGGCGGCTTTCTTGTGGTCACGGACCGTGGGCAGCCAGGGCGGCACGGTGCTGCCTGACCAGGTGGACGACCCAACCGACCACTCCGGCGACGGCGAGGAGGACAAGGGTGGCGCGGGGAAGCCACCCCCACTGGGCCCAGCGCGACGCCAGGTAGGCGAAGAGGGCCAATCCGGCCACGGTGTAGAGGAGCGAGCCGATGAGCGTCCACAGGAGGAAGGTCGGGAAGGGCATCAGGCCTACCCCGGCCAGGCAGGACCCCCAGGGGCGCAGCTGACCCAGGAAGCGGACGACCAGGATGGCCACGGCGCCGTGGCGGACGAAGAGGTCGCGGAGCGGCCGCTGGACGGCCGCCGCCCCCGGCCGTCCGGAGAAGGCGCGCCTGAGCAGCCAGCCACCCTGCCGGCCGACGAGGTAGGCCGCCACCGAGCCGAGCAGTTGCCCTCCCAGCACGGCCAGGAACGCGACGGGATGGGGGAGGCGGATGGCCACCAGGAAAGCCGCCTCGGTGGGGAAGGGGACGAAAGCACTCTCCAGGGCGAACGCCGCGAGCACACCCCACGCCCCGTAGCCCTCGACGACGGTCATGACGGCCTCGGCCAGGGAACGCACGCGCGGTCAGGCCAGCCGGTAGACCCGGCGGGCGTTGCCGGCCAGGATCAGGGCGCGCTGCTCGGGGGTGAGCTCCAGCCGCTCCAGGATGGCCGTCTGCTCCGCCAGGATGTGACGCCGGTACTCCAGCGGGTTGGTGGAGTCGGTGCCGAAGAGGATGCGCTCGGGCCCGTAGGCCCGCAGGGCGTCGCGGAAGACCTCCTCCAGCGAGGGGGCGCCGGGGGTGAAGAGGCGCCAGTTGTTGGTCCCGGAGGTGTCCACGCAGACGTTGTCGGTGTGGTAGGCGAGGAAGAGCGTCTCGCGCAGGAAGCCGGCGCCGAAATGGGCGATGATGAAGGTGACCTCGGGGAACTCCTTGACCGGCGCCGACAGCGGCAAGGGGCTGGCGTAGCTCAGGTCGTAGAAGGCCCCCACCGTGATGCCGAAGTGGAAGAGAACGGGCAGCCCCTGCTCGGCGCACGCCTCGTAGAGCGGGTAGAGGATGCGGTCGTTCGGCAGGAAGCGCTGGATGGGTGGGTAGAGCTTCAGGGCGCGCAGTCCCCGGGCGCGGAAGGTGCGCACCAGGCGCGGGGCGTCGGGGTGGAGGGGGTCCACCAGCGAGCCGATGACGTGCAGCCGGTCGGGCTGCACCGCCGTGAAGGCGGCCAGCTCCTCGTTGGCCTCGCCCACGGCGATGAACAGCCCGGCCGCCACCCCGGCCTCGTCGAAGGCGCGCAGCCAGCGGCGGGCGTGCTCCTCCACCGTGATGCCGCGCAGCGCCTCCAGGCGCTCCTCCAGGGTCCGCCCGCGCACGCGCGCCCGCTGGACCGCAGCCTCCCGCAGGGTCCCGTACCGCCTCACCGTGCGGCGCACCATCTCCTCGGTGACCAGGTGGAGGTGGGCGTCGATGACGGTGGAGCGGGCGGGGGCGTCGGCCGGCCCGGGCGCTGTGGCGGCCGTCACGGGGCGGTCACTGGTGGAGGATCTTGGAGAGGAAGAGTTTCGTGCGCTCGTGCTGGGGGTTGGTGAAGAAGTGCTCGGGCGTCCCCTCCTCCACGATCACCCCTTCGTCCATGAAGACGATCCGATTGGCCACCTCGCGGGCGAAGCCCATCTCGTGGGTGACGACCAGCATGGTCATCCCGGTCTCCCGGGCCAGCCCCTTCATGACGTCGAGGACCTCCTGGATCATCTCCGGGTCGAGCGCGGAGGTGGGCTCGTCGAAGAGCATGATCTTCGGCTGCATGGCCAGCGCCCGGGCGATGGCCACCCGCTGCTGCTGCCCGCCGGAGAGCTGGGCCGGGTAGCTGTGCGCCTTCTCGGGGATGCCCACCCGCTCCAGCAGCTCCATGGCCACGCGCTCCGCCCGGGCGCGGGGCCACCTGCGCACCCGGATGGGGGCGAGGGTGATGTTCTGCAGGGCGGTGAGGTGGGGGAAGAGGTTGAAGGACTGGAAGACCATCCCCACCTCGGAGCGCACCGCGTCGATGTTGCGCAGGTCGTCGGTCAGCTCGATGCCGTCGACGATGATGCGGCCGCGGTGGTGCGCCTCCAGGCGGTTGATGCAGCGGATCAGGGTGGACTTGCCCGAGCCGGAGGGGCCGGCGATGACCACCACCTCGCCGGGCCACACCTGCAGGGAGATGCCCCGCAGGACGTGCAGCCGCCCGAACCACTTGTGCACGTCCTCGAGGATGATGATGGGCTGCCGCTCCCGCTCCTCCTGCGGGGCCGGCGGTGTCGGGCGCTCCAGGGTCTGGACCGTCTCGCCGACCATGGTCGTCGACTCCATTCTACGCCATGCGCCTCCCGGGAAGGTCCCGCATCGTCTGCTATCGCTCCCCCAGCCCGAGGCGCCGCTCCAGGGCACGGCTCCCGGCCGACATCAGGTAGGAGAAGACGAAGTAGACCACCAGCAGGAAGACGTACACCTCGCGCACGTCGTGCAGGTAGGCGGTCACCCCGAGCAGCGCCCGGCCGATCCCCACCAGCTCGGTCAGGCCGATGATCACCGTGAGCGAGGTGTCCTTGAAGAGGCTGATGAAGTGCCCCACCAGCGCCGGGATCATGTTCTTGAAGGCCTGGGGCAGCACCACGTAGGCCATCGCCTGCCAGCCGGAGAGGCCCAGCGCCCGCGCCGCCTCCCGCTGCCCCCGCGGCACGGAGAGGATGCCGCCCCGCATGATCTCCCCGACGTAGGCCGCCGAGAAGACCGTCATGGCGATCATGGCCCGGTGCACCTTCGTCAGCACGTCCCCCGAGACCAGGGTGGCGAAGACGAAGAACCACAGCAGGACGGTGATCAGCGGGACGCCCCGGATCACCTCGATGTACACGGTGCAGACGACCCGCACCGCCGGCAGGGCGGAGACCCGGCCCATCCCCAGGAGCACGCCCAGCGGGAAGGAGGCGCCGATGGCCACGACCGCCAGCAGCAGGGTCAGGTAGAGGCCGCCCACCTGTTCGATGCGGATCGGCGCGGCCAGCCACAGCACCGCCCCCACCGTCGCCCCCCACAGCCCCGCCAGCCCCCGCGGCGCCACCCGCGCCCGTACGCCGGCCGCGGTGAGCAGCGCCGCCGCCGCCACCAGCCCGCCCGCCCACCAGGCCCGCCAGAGGTGCTCGTGCGGCACCAGCCCCACCGTCCAGATGCGCAGGTTGTCGGTGACGACGCCCCACCGGGCGTGGACCGCCCAGCGCCAGATGGCCCGGCCCAGGAAGAGGACGGCGGCGGCGGTGAGGACGGTGAGCAGGGCGTTGAACCAGCCGTCGAAGAGGTGGCGCCGGATCCAGCCCAGCGGCCCCAGCCGCTCCTCGGGCGGGGGGAGCTCCTGCGGCGGGAAGACCTCGGCGCGCGTGACCATGGTCAGGCCGGCAGGGCCAGCACCCGGCGGATCAGGTTGAGGACGGCGGAGATGGCCAGCGACATGGCCAGGTAGGCCAGCGTCACCACGGTGAAGGTCTCCAGCGAGCGGAAGGACTGGCTGCTGATGGTGCTGGCCACGGTGAGCAGCTCGGCGAACCCCACGCCGATGGCCAGGCTGCTGTTCTTCGTCAGGTTCAGGAACTGGTTGCCCAGCGGCGGGATGACGATGCGCAGGGCCTGCGGCAGGACGACGAAGCGCAGCGCCTGCGTGTAGGCCAGCCCCAGGCTGCGCGCCGCCTCCATCTGGCCGCGCGGGATGGCCAGGATCCCGCCGCGGACGATCTCGGCGATGAAGGCGGAGGTGTAGACGGCCAGCCCGACGACCAGCGCCGCGAACTCGCTGCTCATCTGGAAGCCGCCGTCGACGACGAAGCGCCCGAAGCGCTCCGCCACGGTGCCCCCCACGGCCAGCCCGCTGTTCGTCAGCACCACGGCGCCGCCCAGCAGCCGGAGCGGCGGGTGCTGCAGGGTGCCGGGCGGCAGCTGCAGGAAGACGGCGAAGTACCAGAAGAAGAGCTGGACGAGCAGCGGGGTGTTGCGCAGGAACTCCACGTAGGCCAGCGCCAGCCGGTTCACCAGCCAGTTGCGGGAGAGGCGGGCCACCCCCACCACCAGCCCCAGGGCCGTGGCCAGGGCGATGCCCAGCAGGGCCACCTTCACGGTGTTGAAGGCCCCGGCGATCATCGCCTCCGCGTAGGAAGCGTCGGGGCCGAACCGGGTGAGGCTCCACGTCTCCAGGTCGATGGTGGGGCCCAGCGCGCTCAGGTGGAAGCCGGCGGGCCGGTCCCAGAAGCCCCAGTCCAGGTGGATGCCGCGGCGGGCCACGCCGCGGGCCACGGCCGTCCACCCGGCCCAGCCCAGCCCGGCGACGGCGAGGAGGAAGAGGACCTGCAGCAGCACGGCCCGGGCGCGCGCGTTCGTCAGGAGCGCCGCGGCCCGGGCCGCCAGCGGCCGGGCGGTCCGGGAGGGCCTCGCCTGACGACGCTCCGGACCGCCCCAGGGCGTCATGCGCAGGGTCCGCCTAGCTGCGGAAGGGGCGGCTCGTCAGGGCGCCGCCGTCCCGCGCCAGCATGTTCCGCGTTCCCCGCCGCGGGATCTGGATCTGTGCCGCCGGACCGAAGTAGCGGTTGTAGATCTCGCCGTAGTTCCCCACCAGCCGCACCGCCCGCATCAGGGCGCCGCCGCGCGCCTCGATGAGCGGCTTGGCCACCGGGTTGCGCTCGGCGATCTCCCGCAGGCGCGTCTCCGAGCTCGCCGTGATCTGCGTGATGCGCAGCTCCTCGGCCAGGATGAGGCCGTAGACGGTCCAGTCCACCGTGTCGGCCCAGGCGGAGTCGTTCTGCGCGTACATGGGAGCCAGCGGCTCGTCGCTGAAGACCTCCCCCACGACCATGAAGTCCCGCGGGTTCGGCGCCGTCGCCCGGAAGGCGGCCAGCTGGCTGGCGTCGGTGGTGAAGGCGTCGCAGCGGCCCGCCACCAGCCCGTTGAAGGCCTCGGCGGCCTGGGCGAAGGTGATCAGCTCGAAGCGGAAGCCGCGCAGCCGCAGCTGGTCGGTGATGTTGCGCTCGCTGGTGGTCCCGGTGTGGACGCAGATGCGGGCGCCGTTGAGGTCGTTGAGGCTGCGGATCCGGGAGGTGCTGCGCACCAGCAGGCGCTGCCCGTCGTAGAAGGTCACGGGGCCGAAGTCCACCTGCTCGTCCCGTCCGAAGGTCTGCGTCGTCGTGCGGAAGACGACGTCCACCGAGCCGGAGACCACCGCGGGGATGCGCGAGGCGGCCGTGAGGTTCACGAACTCCACCTCGTTCACCCCGGCGAAGGCAGCCACCGCCCGGCAGAAGTCGGCGTCGAACCCCCGCATCGTGTTCGTGCGGGGGTCGATGAAGGAGAACCCGGGGGTCGTGCCCGACACCCCGCAGATGAGCTTGCCCCGGGCGCGCACCACGTCCAGGCGCGACCGCGGCGCCTGGGCCTGCGCGACGTAGGCGGCCACGCCCACGGCCAGGAGAACCGCTAGCACCAGGGCGACGACCTGACGCATCTTCCACCCCCCCAAGGTTGGGCGGTCCCTGCCGGAACCGCCGGACCCCGGCCGGCTCGCTCCCGGGCCGCCGGAGCACCAGGAGTATTTTCCGATCCCGGGAGCGCTCCTGCCCAGAGGGACCGCCCGGCGCGCTCCTACCAGTAGGCCGGGAACCGTCGGGCCACCTCGCGGGCGCGGCCCCGGAACAGGAAGCCGATGGCCACCCCGGCCACGAAGCCGCCGATGTGCGCCCACCAGGCCACGCCGCCCTGGACGGCCCCGGGCGCGAGCTCGGCGGTGCCCTGGAGGAACTGGATGAGGATCCAGAACCCCAGGACCCAGACCGCGGAGAGCGGCACCAGCCGGATGACGTAGAAGGCGACGACCAGGGTGTCAATGCGCGCGTGCGGGAAGAAGACCAGGTACGCGCCCATCACCCCGGCGATGGCGCCGCTGGCGCCGATGAGGGGGACCTGGGAGGCCGGGTCGACCAGGATCTGGCCGACGGCGGCGGCCACGCCCGAGACCAGGTAGAAGACCAGGAACCCCAGGTGGCCGAAGACGTCCTCGACGTTGTTCCCGAAGATCCACAGGTAGAGCATGTTGCCGCCCAGGTGCAGCCAGCCCCCGTGCATGAACATCGAGGTGAACACCGTGGCGTAGACGGGCTGCGGGCTGGGCGGGGGGAGGTCGACGGCCCGGGTGATCTCGTAGGGGCGCATCCCGAAGGCCAGGACGAAGGCCTCCAGGCGCTGGGGCGGCATCTGCCACATGAAGAGGAAGACGAGGACGTTGACGACGATCAGCAGGTAGACGACGAGCGGCGTCCCCACGCCCGGGTTGTGGTCGCGCAGCGGGATCATGCCTTCTCTTTTATCATCGGCCGCGAGGTCTCCTCTCGCGACCGCGCCGCCTGCCGTGTCCCTGCCGGGATGTGAGGAGGCCGGGACAGAGTCCCGGCCTCCGGCCTGCTCTTGCGGAAATGAGGTTCGACCTAGACCGGCCGTCGCACGACCAGCGCCCGCCAGATGGCGAGGAAGACGATCGCCCCGACGGTGGCGACGATGATCGACCAGATGTTCACGCCGGTCGCTCCCGGCTGTCCGAAGGCGGTGAAGATCCATCCCCCGACGATGGCCCCGACTACCCCGATGAGCAGCGTGGCCAGGAAGCCGCCGGGATCAGGACCGGGAAAGAGCGCCTTGGCCAGCCAGCCGGCCACCAGTCCCACGATGATCCACGCCAGGAAGCTCATCTCTCCACCCTCCCCTCAGTCGCGCACCACGGTGCGCGGGCTCCGCGAGACGGCGACGATCGCCACGATGATGACGAGCACCAGCACCAGGCCGACGATGATGGCCCCGTGGTCTGGTCCATCCCGAAGATGGTGGGGCCTGGAGGGCCGAGCGGTCCGGGCGGTCCGGGAGGTCCCGGCGGCCCGGGCGCACCGGGAGCCCCCGGAGCCCCGGGGGCTCCCGGCGGAGCGGGCTCCGGTGGCGGTGGTTGCGGGCCTGGCGGTGCGGGTGGCGGCGGCTCCTGGGCCAGGACCAGCGGAGCACCAGCCAGGACGACGACGAGGAGGACCAGTGCGGTCCAGAGGATCCGTCTCATGACACCCTCCTTCCGGGTAGGGTCGCGGCCATTTTTCCCCCGCCCGCGTGCGCCCGCCGGGGCGTCTATGGTTCGTTAAGCCGCGCCGTCGAGCCGCGCCGAGCCTTCGCAACGCCCGCGCCCCGTTCACGGGGCCGGACCCGTACCAAGAGGGCCCGGTCTGCCCGAGGGCGAAGACCTCTCCCACCCGACCTGACCACCCGGGACCATGACCCCAGCCATCCCCGCCGCAGCGCGCAAGCTCGCCTGGGACGGCATCGCCCGACGGGCGCAGAGCCTCCGCATGCTCGGGGCCCGCTTCGTGCGGGACATGGGCGTCGACCTGGGCACCGCCAACACGCTCGTCTACGTCAGCGGGGAGGGCATCGTCGTCCGGGAGCCGTCGGTGATCGCCCGCACCGCCGACGGGCGGATCCTGGCCGTGGGGGCAGAGGCGAAGCGCATGATCGGGCGCACCCCCGCGGACATCATCGCCGTGCGCCCGCTGCGTGAGGGCGTCATCGCCCACTTCGAGACGACGACCGCCCTGCTGGCCCACTTCATGCGCCAGGCGGCCCCGGTGCGCCCCTGGCTGGGCCCGCGGGTGGTCATCGGGGTGCCCAGCGGCGCCACCGACGTGGAGCGGCGCGCCCTGGTGGAGGCC
Proteins encoded in this region:
- a CDS encoding rhomboid family intramembrane serine protease, with the protein product MIPLRDHNPGVGTPLVVYLLIVVNVLVFLFMWQMPPQRLEAFVLAFGMRPYEITRAVDLPPPSPQPVYATVFTSMFMHGGWLHLGGNMLYLWIFGNNVEDVFGHLGFLVFYLVSGVAAAVGQILVDPASQVPLIGASGAIAGVMGAYLVFFPHARIDTLVVAFYVIRLVPLSAVWVLGFWILIQFLQGTAELAPGAVQGGVAWWAHIGGFVAGVAIGFLFRGRAREVARRFPAYW
- a CDS encoding GlsB/YeaQ/YmgE family stress response membrane protein; protein product: MSFLAWIIVGLVAGWLAKALFPGPDPGGFLATLLIGVVGAIVGGWIFTAFGQPGATGVNIWSIIVATVGAIVFLAIWRALVVRRPV